In one Corallincola holothuriorum genomic region, the following are encoded:
- a CDS encoding sugar ABC transporter substrate-binding protein yields MRLFTRLLVLLSFMSGSLHAAELELWHAHQARAFIEQVVENFTKETGVTVNITPFAPAKVKGELLLGAASGLTPDVVLVPSDFLGLHNELKLTALNSEWNDPALDESARQTTVIAGRQYGVPIIQGNHLMMFYNKKYIPQPAASWKQLAAQQKELKQRAVKAIGWNYGEMYWFVPFLGAFDGWPMDSDKVTLNTPAMIKALNFYRSLSDQGLVPKGCNYDCAQGQFLSGEYAYSINGDWAYSDFKKELGDSLGVALLPTIDGKPLKPMSSSFVLAFPRMQEKSETAEKLKTLARFFQQAENQRYIYEQYRLLPVNDTVFSQIRDNAKGDEKVILEQLALTKAMPSEPAMAITWEALAKGYKRFMDHGYSAEKAAAYMQSLADRELKKYQGK; encoded by the coding sequence ATGCGACTGTTCACACGCCTACTGGTTCTCTTGAGCTTTATGTCAGGCTCCTTGCACGCGGCAGAACTAGAATTATGGCATGCACATCAGGCTCGTGCATTTATCGAGCAAGTTGTTGAAAACTTCACCAAGGAAACTGGCGTAACCGTCAATATCACACCATTTGCGCCAGCCAAGGTGAAAGGGGAATTACTGCTTGGTGCGGCCAGTGGCCTTACCCCCGACGTTGTGTTGGTGCCCTCCGACTTTCTCGGCCTCCATAACGAGCTAAAGCTGACGGCGCTAAACAGTGAGTGGAACGATCCCGCTCTCGACGAATCAGCCCGCCAGACCACGGTGATCGCAGGCAGACAATACGGCGTGCCGATTATTCAGGGTAATCACCTGATGATGTTCTACAACAAGAAATATATTCCACAACCCGCGGCAAGCTGGAAGCAACTGGCAGCACAGCAGAAAGAGTTAAAGCAGCGTGCAGTCAAAGCGATCGGCTGGAATTATGGCGAAATGTATTGGTTCGTTCCCTTTCTCGGTGCTTTCGATGGCTGGCCAATGGACAGTGACAAGGTCACACTGAATACACCCGCCATGATTAAGGCGCTCAATTTTTACCGTAGCCTGAGCGACCAAGGCTTAGTGCCGAAAGGCTGCAATTACGATTGCGCACAGGGGCAGTTCCTTTCGGGCGAGTACGCCTACTCTATTAACGGTGACTGGGCCTACAGTGATTTTAAAAAGGAGCTTGGAGACAGTTTAGGCGTTGCTCTGTTACCGACGATTGATGGCAAGCCCTTGAAGCCGATGTCCTCTAGTTTTGTGTTAGCGTTTCCTCGCATGCAGGAGAAAAGTGAGACAGCTGAGAAGTTAAAAACTCTCGCTCGCTTCTTTCAACAAGCTGAAAACCAACGCTATATCTACGAGCAGTATCGCTTACTACCAGTCAACGACACGGTGTTTTCACAAATTAGAGACAATGCTAAAGGTGATGAGAAAGTGATCCTTGAACAGCTCGCGCTAACCAAAGCGATGCCCAGTGAACCCGCAATGGCGATTACTTGGGAGGCCTTAGCCAAAGGCTACAAACGCTTTATGGATCACGGCTATTCGGCAGAGAAAGCCGCCGCTTATATGCAATCCTTAGCTGATCGCGAACTTAAAAAGTATCAAGGTAAGTAG
- the mpl gene encoding UDP-N-acetylmuramate:L-alanyl-gamma-D-glutamyl-meso-diaminopimelate ligase: MHIHILGICGTFMGGVAALAKSLGHKVTGSDANVYPPMSTQLEALGIELVQGYDPSQLEPAPDLVVIGNAMSRGNPAVEYTLEHGLPYMSGPQWLGDYLLRDRWVLAVAGTHGKTTTASMLAWILEDAGIAPGFLIGGVPGNFNVSARLGDSPFFVVEADEYDSAFFDKRSKFVHYHPRTLVMNNLEFDHADIFDDLKAIKRQFHHLVRTVPGSGQILWAEKETALADVIKMGCWSEQQVIGSGRDWDVANVSADGSQFDVLLAGELVGQVNWPLIGRHNVDNGLMAIAAARHVGVTPDVAVDALSRFVSPKRRMELKAEIAGVAVYDDFAHHPTAITTTLNGLRAKVGKQRILAILEPRSNTMKLGIHKQELAQALQQADQVFLFQPPGIEWSLEAVAEQLTAPVQVHQDVDALAASVLAEAAAGDQLLVMSNGGFGGLHNKLIAGLQAGVIA, encoded by the coding sequence ATGCATATCCACATCCTCGGTATCTGTGGCACCTTCATGGGCGGTGTTGCCGCTTTGGCAAAGTCATTGGGACATAAGGTCACCGGCTCTGATGCCAATGTCTATCCGCCAATGAGTACGCAGCTAGAAGCCCTCGGCATTGAGTTGGTGCAAGGCTATGACCCCAGCCAACTTGAGCCTGCGCCAGATCTGGTGGTGATTGGCAATGCCATGTCTCGGGGTAACCCCGCCGTAGAATATACGCTAGAGCACGGACTTCCCTACATGTCTGGCCCGCAGTGGTTGGGCGATTACTTACTTCGCGATCGCTGGGTGTTGGCGGTAGCTGGCACCCACGGCAAAACAACCACAGCCAGTATGCTGGCTTGGATATTGGAAGACGCAGGCATTGCCCCCGGCTTTTTGATTGGTGGTGTGCCCGGCAATTTTAATGTCTCTGCGCGACTCGGAGATAGCCCTTTCTTTGTAGTAGAAGCGGATGAGTACGATAGCGCATTCTTTGATAAGCGCTCCAAATTCGTTCATTACCACCCCCGTACCCTGGTGATGAACAATCTTGAATTCGACCATGCTGATATTTTCGATGATTTGAAAGCGATTAAGCGTCAGTTTCACCATTTGGTTCGTACTGTTCCGGGCTCTGGTCAAATCTTGTGGGCGGAAAAAGAAACCGCTCTCGCTGACGTGATCAAAATGGGCTGCTGGAGTGAACAGCAGGTGATCGGTAGTGGCCGCGATTGGGATGTGGCTAATGTCAGTGCTGATGGTAGTCAGTTCGATGTGTTATTGGCGGGTGAGTTGGTAGGACAGGTGAACTGGCCATTAATCGGACGACACAATGTTGATAATGGCCTAATGGCGATCGCCGCAGCCCGTCATGTTGGAGTGACGCCGGATGTCGCGGTGGATGCGCTGAGTCGGTTTGTCAGCCCGAAGCGCCGTATGGAGTTGAAAGCGGAGATTGCTGGTGTTGCTGTGTATGACGACTTTGCTCATCACCCCACTGCCATCACTACCACGTTAAATGGTTTACGGGCAAAAGTGGGCAAACAACGAATATTGGCGATCCTTGAGCCGCGCTCAAACACCATGAAACTGGGGATCCACAAGCAAGAACTTGCGCAAGCGTTGCAGCAGGCTGACCAAGTGTTTCTGTTTCAACCGCCCGGTATTGAATGGTCATTGGAGGCGGTGGCGGAGCAGTTAACTGCTCCGGTGCAGGTACATCAGGATGTTGATGCGCTGGCTGCTTCGGTGTTGGCAGAAGCCGCTGCGGGAGATCAGCTCTTGGTGATGAGTAATGGTGGCTTTGGCGGTTTGCACAACAAACTGATTGCAGGGCTGCAAGCGGGAGTGATCGCGTGA
- a CDS encoding flavin prenyltransferase UbiX — MTENCSKELTGVAEFEAEVTLAITGASGAPYALRLLQVLCQANWRVHLLVSSAARVVLATEHELKVPSAPDAMGKVFSDAVGAKPGLIKAYGRDDWFSPVASGSAAPKKMVVCPCSTGSLAAIALGCSDNLIERAADVVIKERGQLIVVPREAPLSAIHLEHMLKLANLGVTIMPASPGFYHQPASVEDLVDFMVARILDHLGVEHDLVKRWGYGGAR, encoded by the coding sequence GTGACAGAGAATTGTTCAAAAGAGCTAACCGGCGTCGCGGAATTTGAGGCGGAGGTGACGCTGGCAATTACCGGCGCTTCCGGCGCTCCCTATGCGTTGCGTTTGTTGCAGGTGCTTTGCCAGGCGAACTGGCGGGTGCATCTGTTGGTCTCTTCGGCTGCCCGTGTTGTACTTGCAACAGAGCATGAGTTAAAAGTGCCATCCGCCCCTGACGCCATGGGGAAAGTATTTTCCGACGCTGTAGGGGCTAAGCCTGGATTGATTAAGGCGTATGGTCGTGATGACTGGTTTTCGCCGGTAGCGTCAGGCTCTGCTGCGCCGAAAAAAATGGTGGTGTGCCCTTGCAGCACAGGGAGTTTGGCTGCGATTGCGCTCGGTTGCAGCGATAACCTGATAGAGCGTGCTGCCGACGTGGTGATTAAAGAGCGTGGGCAATTGATCGTGGTACCGAGGGAAGCTCCTCTATCTGCTATCCATCTAGAACATATGTTAAAGCTGGCGAACTTGGGGGTGACTATCATGCCTGCGTCGCCAGGCTTTTATCATCAACCTGCTTCGGTCGAAGATCTGGTCGACTTTATGGTAGCTAGGATATTGGATCACCTTGGGGTTGAGCATGACTTGGTAAAGCGCTGGGGATATGGCGGCGCTCGTTAG
- the can gene encoding carbonate dehydratase produces the protein MANIKQLFENNRLWAERRVKEDPDYFQELAKGQSPKYLWVGCSDSRVAAERLTGLKPGELFVHRNVANQVIHTDLNCLSVLQYAIDVLKVEEVIICGHYACGGVTAAMQNAKVGLVNNWLLHIRDIYLKNRNRLDMIEDDTERTNRLSDLNVIDQVFNTCNSTVIQDAWARGQKVRVHGWIYAVEDGHLKNVGLTIDSPDDCEAKYRLALDSVFAD, from the coding sequence TTGGCAAATATCAAGCAGCTATTCGAAAATAATCGACTCTGGGCAGAGCGTCGTGTCAAAGAAGATCCCGATTATTTTCAGGAGCTGGCAAAAGGTCAGAGCCCGAAATACCTCTGGGTTGGCTGCTCTGACAGCCGCGTTGCCGCAGAACGGTTAACCGGATTAAAACCAGGTGAGCTGTTTGTCCATCGCAACGTCGCTAACCAGGTCATTCATACCGATCTAAACTGCCTGAGCGTATTGCAGTATGCGATCGATGTACTGAAGGTGGAAGAAGTGATTATTTGCGGCCATTACGCTTGTGGTGGCGTCACTGCCGCAATGCAAAATGCCAAAGTGGGGTTGGTCAATAACTGGCTGCTGCACATACGCGATATCTACCTAAAGAACCGCAACCGTCTTGATATGATTGAGGATGACACCGAGCGAACCAACCGCCTTTCGGATCTCAACGTCATTGATCAGGTGTTTAACACATGCAACTCAACCGTTATTCAAGATGCATGGGCCCGAGGTCAGAAAGTGAGGGTACATGGTTGGATCTACGCTGTTGAAGATGGGCATTTAAAAAATGTCGGTCTCACCATCGATAGTCCAGACGACTGCGAAGCCAAATATCGGCTCGCCTTAGACTCGGTCTTTGCCGACTAA
- a CDS encoding ABC transporter ATP-binding protein, with protein MNALRINALAKTYAGGVEALKGINLNVQQGDFFALLGPNGAGKSTTIGIICALVNKTEGDVEVFGHSIEHAPELAKLEIGLVPQEFNFNQFETVLQIVMHQAGYYGVTRAEAKPRAEKYLTQLGLWEKRNERARELSGGMKRRLMIARALMHEPKLLILDEPTAGVDIELRRSMWEFLKQINEQQGITIILTTHYLEEAEMLCRNIAIIDHGRIVENTSMKSLLSKLNVETFLLDLAPNSPEITLNNFVCRRLDATCLEVDVEKEQGLNDVFAQLAAQGVEVLSMRNKANRLEELFVRLVEAGREAK; from the coding sequence ATGAATGCTTTGCGTATCAATGCGTTAGCGAAAACGTACGCAGGTGGTGTTGAAGCATTGAAGGGGATAAACCTCAATGTTCAGCAAGGTGATTTTTTCGCATTACTAGGCCCCAATGGGGCAGGTAAGAGCACAACTATCGGCATCATCTGTGCGCTCGTCAATAAAACCGAGGGCGATGTTGAGGTATTTGGCCATAGCATTGAACATGCACCAGAGCTCGCCAAACTCGAGATCGGCTTAGTTCCGCAGGAGTTCAACTTCAATCAGTTTGAAACGGTATTGCAGATCGTCATGCATCAAGCGGGCTATTACGGTGTCACCCGTGCAGAGGCCAAGCCGCGGGCAGAGAAATACCTGACGCAGTTGGGGTTATGGGAGAAGCGCAACGAGCGCGCCCGCGAACTTTCTGGCGGCATGAAGCGTAGATTGATGATCGCCCGCGCCTTGATGCATGAGCCTAAGCTATTGATCCTCGATGAACCCACCGCGGGGGTGGACATCGAACTACGTCGTTCGATGTGGGAATTCCTCAAGCAGATTAATGAACAGCAGGGGATCACCATTATCCTGACAACGCACTACCTGGAAGAGGCAGAGATGCTGTGTCGTAATATCGCGATTATTGATCATGGCCGTATTGTCGAAAATACCTCGATGAAATCGCTGCTCTCTAAGCTAAATGTGGAAACCTTCTTGTTAGATCTGGCTCCCAACAGTCCTGAAATAACGTTAAATAACTTTGTCTGTCGCCGCTTAGACGCGACATGCCTTGAGGTTGATGTGGAGAAAGAGCAGGGGTTGAATGACGTTTTTGCACAACTGGCAGCGCAGGGCGTAGAAGTGTTGTCGATGCGGAATAAGGCCAACCGCTTGGAAGAACTGTTTGTGCGTTTAGTTGAAGCGGGGAGGGAGGCCAAATGA
- a CDS encoding ABC transporter permease: MIHRRHVIALQSIWRKEVIRFMRIWVQTLVPPVITMSLYFVIFGNLIGSRIGEMGGFDYMSYIVPGLIMMSVITNSYANVASSFYSAKFQRNVEELMVAPVPNWVIVAGFVGGGVARGLLVGFIVTLVSMFFTSLPLHNIGILFITGVLTSVLFALGGLANAIFARSFDDISIIPTFILTPLTYLGGVFYSIKLLPEFWQGVSQINPILYMVNAFRYGFLGVSDISVSVALAVLSAMILLLFAWVMHLLRKGTGLRS; encoded by the coding sequence ATGATCCATCGTCGTCATGTGATCGCGCTACAGAGTATCTGGCGCAAAGAGGTTATTCGCTTTATGCGGATCTGGGTGCAAACCCTCGTGCCTCCGGTGATCACCATGAGTCTTTATTTTGTCATTTTTGGTAACCTGATCGGCAGCCGTATTGGCGAGATGGGCGGTTTTGATTACATGTCCTATATCGTGCCAGGTCTGATCATGATGTCAGTGATCACCAACTCCTACGCAAACGTGGCATCGTCATTCTATAGCGCTAAATTTCAGCGTAACGTGGAAGAGTTGATGGTTGCCCCTGTACCCAATTGGGTGATTGTTGCTGGTTTTGTTGGTGGCGGTGTGGCGCGAGGTTTGTTAGTTGGCTTTATTGTCACGCTGGTGTCGATGTTTTTTACCTCATTGCCGTTGCACAACATCGGTATTCTTTTTATCACCGGTGTGCTGACCTCGGTCTTATTTGCGCTAGGTGGTCTAGCAAATGCGATCTTTGCCCGCAGCTTCGACGACATCAGTATTATCCCAACGTTTATATTGACGCCGCTGACCTATTTGGGTGGCGTATTTTACTCGATCAAACTGCTGCCCGAGTTTTGGCAAGGCGTATCCCAGATCAACCCAATCCTCTACATGGTTAATGCGTTTCGTTATGGTTTTCTCGGTGTGTCAGATATCTCTGTGAGCGTTGCGCTGGCCGTTTTGTCAGCAATGATTTTGTTACTGTTTGCTTGGGTGATGCACCTACTTCGCAAAGGCACAGGGTTACGTAGTTAG